In one window of Equus asinus isolate D_3611 breed Donkey chromosome 16, EquAss-T2T_v2, whole genome shotgun sequence DNA:
- the PROK1 gene encoding prokineticin-1 isoform X2, which produces MTMRGATQVSLMLLLVTVSDCAVITGACERDVQCRPGTCCAVSLWLRGLRMCTPLGREGDDCHPGSHKIPFFRKRQHHTCPCLPNLLCARGPDGRYRCSTDLKGINF; this is translated from the exons ATGACCATGAGAGGTGCCACGCAAGTCTCACTCATGCTCCTCCTGGTGACTGTGTCCGACTGTGCCGTGATCACGGGG GCCTGCGAGCGGGACGTCCAGTGCCGGCCGGGCACCTGCTGCGCCGTCAGCCTGTGGCTGCGCGGGCTGCGGATGTGCACGCCGCTGGGGCGGGAAGGAGACGACTGCCACCCCGGCAGCCACAAG atCCCCTTCTTCAGAAAACGCCAGCACCACACCTGTCCCTGCCTGCCCAACCTGCTGTGCGCCAGGGGCCCGGACGGCAGGTACCGCTGCTCCACCGACTTGAAGGGCATCAACTTTTAG
- the PROK1 gene encoding prokineticin-1 isoform X1 produces MTHSPRRPVRRGGGGGGCSQPSPAPRGILEGPSLWFLPGALPGSKAPLFLLQACERDVQCRPGTCCAVSLWLRGLRMCTPLGREGDDCHPGSHKIPFFRKRQHHTCPCLPNLLCARGPDGRYRCSTDLKGINF; encoded by the exons ATGACGCACAGTCCAAGGCGTCCTGTGAGGcgcggaggtgggggtgggggctgctctCAGCcgtccccagcccccaggggcATTTTGGAGGGGCCTTCCCTCTGGTTTCTCCCGGGGGCACTACCGGGCAGTAAGGCCCCCCTGTTTCTCCTGCAGGCCTGCGAGCGGGACGTCCAGTGCCGGCCGGGCACCTGCTGCGCCGTCAGCCTGTGGCTGCGCGGGCTGCGGATGTGCACGCCGCTGGGGCGGGAAGGAGACGACTGCCACCCCGGCAGCCACAAG atCCCCTTCTTCAGAAAACGCCAGCACCACACCTGTCCCTGCCTGCCCAACCTGCTGTGCGCCAGGGGCCCGGACGGCAGGTACCGCTGCTCCACCGACTTGAAGGGCATCAACTTTTAG